A genomic window from Prunus persica cultivar Lovell chromosome G2, Prunus_persica_NCBIv2, whole genome shotgun sequence includes:
- the LOC18784869 gene encoding WAT1-related protein At5g07050: MAKAGCFSSFLESSKPYFAMISLQFGYAGMNIITKVSLNRGMSHYVLVVYRHAFATAVIAPFAFFFERKAQPKITLPIFMQIFVLALLGPVIDQNFYYAGLKYTSPTFSCAMSNMLPAMTFVMAVICRMEKLDMKKVRCQAKVVGTVLTVAGAMLMTLYKGPIVEMLWSKYIHPRKSYVTDTTGTGDKHWFLGSVLLTIATLAWASLFVLQNKALQTYRNHQLSLTSMVCFIGTLQAIAVTFVMEHKPSVWKIGFDMNLLAAAYAGIVTSSISYYVQGLVMKTRGPVFATAFSPLMMIIVAIMGSFILAEQIFLGSVLGAVLIVFGLYSVLWGKHKEGLEIKEEIPEVIKGSHVNGVSMSAINGDAETNKLSSVAISMPIPESGMKANPKPSA; this comes from the exons ATGGCGAAAGCTGGTTGCTTTAGCAGCTTCCTTGAGAGCTCCAAACCCTATTTTGCAATGATCTCCCTTCAATTCGGCTACGCCGGAATGAATATCATTACCAAAGTCTCTCTCAACAGAGGAATGAGCCACTATGTTCTTGTGGTTTACCGCCATGCCTTTGCCACTGCTGTTATAGCCCCCTTTGCCTTCTTTTTTGAGAG GAAGGCGCAACCCAAAATTACTCTCCCAATTTTCATGCAAATATTTGTCCTCGCTCTTCTCGG GCCGGTGATTGACCAGAACTTCTACTATGCTGGGTTGAAATATACGTCTCCGACATTCTCTTGTGCCATGAGCAACATGCTCCCGGCGATGACTTTCGTCATGGCCGTCATATGCAG GATGGAAAAGCTAGACATGAAGAAAGTGAGGTGCCAAGCAAAGGTAGTGGGAACCGTATTGACAGTGGCTGGGGCCATGTTGATGACCTTATACAAAGGCCCCATTGTAGAGATGTTGTGGTCTAAATATATTCATCCACGAAAATCTTATGTCACAGACACCACTGGAACTGGTGACAAGCACTGGTTTTTGGGCTCCGTTCTCCTCACCATTGCTACTCTTGCCTGGGCTTCTTTGTTTGTTCTACAA AACAAGGCGTTGCAGACCTACAGGAATCATCAGCTGTCTCTCACATCAATGGTGTGCTTCATTGGCACTCTGCAAGCTATTGCTGTTACCTTTGTGATGGAGCACAAACCCTCTGTCTGGAAAATTGGCTTTGACATGAACCTCCTTGCTGCTGCCTATGCT gGGATTGTCACATCAAGCATTTCATACTATGTGCAAGGGCTGGTGATGAAGACAAGAGGGCCTGTATTTGCAACTGCTTTTAGCCCTTTGATGATGATCATTGTAGCAATCATGGGCTCCTTCATCTTGGCagaacaaatatttcttggaAG TGTGCTCGGAGCCGTATTGATTGTCTTTGGCCTTTACTCAGTCCTGTGGGGAAAACACAAAGAAGGATTGGAGATTAAAGAGGAGATACCGGAGGTGATAAAAGGTTCACATGTCAACGGCGTATCGATGTCGGCCATTAATGGAGATGCTGAAACTAACAAGCTCTCCTCGGTTGCTATTTCTATGCCCATCCCAGAATCCGGCATGAAAGCCAACCCAAAGCCAAGTGCCTAA